Proteins from one Deinococcus actinosclerus genomic window:
- a CDS encoding translocation/assembly module TamB domain-containing protein codes for MTGPGPEDRDGAPDQPAPEPMSPEGTPTPDTPRRRGRAWWWVLGVLGALLLVLAFLPALLGGALLSRFGAPAGVSADRVTGPLWAPSLSGVRVNIPGLTGEAGRVGVTVAGVNPLTRVVRLNVQASDAALNLKLQDLFGGGGGAAGGGGGWKVVLGGLDVQRTRLNVDGTGFNVPDGRFTVTPGQGGALAVRGATRDGDLNADVLVAEKAGANVFTVNLDADARVLNHYWPGVTAGRITGRYVLGDGPIRGDLRVTDAALRVPEAKFVTVTGVSGAATHRGDDIRLNLAGQGWNGPVTATGGVDLKAQNWSVTADAAPTVSGLARALGTTGDGTLKLRVTAGGWSTVRVKAYAQGAGTLAGVGFSDATAEYTFLNENGNTAGQTNDLAFSADTALGGSAQKLAGRWAFGREGRVSLNGTFAQKALDVEGRIDAKNLLSFGGQGLGGPLRGTFALEGSRLNAVLNPTFGAAGARVALSGTPEDLRARVTDGQAGPFTGLSGTAAFDRRGLRVDLGAASLNLDKNFSGTWAARNLSGGGVTLTGGGRIDLTGGDVTGTLNATVPGVPQPLQGPLDLNYVQQRGTFTAGAQQLSWNGDAFGLRARNLAVAGGLRVTGDVTVTNTLKAFGSLRAVGAGVTLSAEGNGTTAQLRGTSNGVTVLADADLRAPYRVQARVAGADIRGTVTLADGVRFTLTTRGDTASGTVDGETITANGRVNLGALRPLLPGLNLGGTLDLNLAGRGGSARVNAQAAGAAVRGTLTRQPGAGTPVTADLTVTSGSGAGRVAAQVAGRVFPDVQVGGTVQAQGQTLNARVTGPYGALRAAVTGRTGVLSFGGVTLPAQAVNLRGTLTPAVRVSGTWGDLTAAYDGRSGLVQVSGAQALTAFGQDGRVQGRASWAPGPGGSFRGAVNARGVLDQYTLAVSGPWNGLNLLVTDGEGLRAEGTASLPSGRYDVDVSGPLGNGLFVDGNVQGAGTEPRGQIAVRDAQGGRATVTLAGFDNLNLTAQGLTLAGQRLEGTLTARGGVLNGRLNAGPFLVRADRGALRVTGSVAGQAVTATGRVRLPATLEGLNLRVTGPYFTATAGGSVADLRGTLTLKLQRFAAGPTALIVPGQSFPVRGSLTGARATVGGLTYAGGNWTGTLGLRYALGSTPATEQAGTVRLAGQGTTTLLALPSGPLNGRVSVLPALGGTLSTSLIPFAAGLPADVRAALVPGRLEVALGSSSATLFTSGTRYLGDPLRLDARADWKNGLTVRGTLTHPGSRIPVAYSGAGLTVRSAVLDARVLGPVLDGVRGRVALNLSVPDLDFARATGRADVNVQAAGQAARGSVSLLRGQVSANLSSTLGGQALSVRGPLYPQANATVTFEDLRAALTGRAGPGAGDALTLRVNGSYAGKAVNVTATGVALTGGAARVTLGGSVAGAALDLTATQRAGAGLGAWTLGGSANAGDLRPLLGQGGRASVTVGGTLADVRATAQGEVSGVAFRAPLRYAGGALRVDGAQAELAQGTVRASGPVFPALKLDAKATLTDLLPGTYTAQVRGSFSRPDVTAQGVLADGPSGLRAAGTRVSAHLLGGAYRAVFTGAPLAGELRGELGTGALGGLQRVALTLNAALVNADTDVRLRGPIGWNARTGFSGALRAVGDVPGGPLDALLDGTPTGDLTVAATLGTGVREARVTGRLPASLPLRPGGTLTLASFDAGALWGRAEQLRLSGAATLGGASWSALNASFSGAVQDTQGDLSGDLSARYAAGNARVQLTGARTSGLATLDSGRYAASLRLDGLRAARLLPAGLDVDALTVAGTLSASGTLSGGLEALNAQNLAVKGEQAQAGPFSLYGRAAFDPRADVLSADLSGSLRDGVLRAQGSLPGGLRVTARDLSTAYLNAASLGAGTLGADLTFSGRAADPAVAGRVTLDTDQFEALVTASGRVLDPRLNARAALKGSLGGAVYAEASDLDLAAGTLRARLYGTVSSGETRATLDLNGVWPRLSGSVRASVAGLPDPVTLTGDGRGTYALAAGRLGAGSLSLTPGANLVPALAGRLNVTPLPLVGGAGEATLSASLGGTLVSPTLAGTLSTRGAALAGVTLGDLSGTLAGTLSGLKGTLTQAGRTVATLDGTRLTLSGLSAAAFGSELEATGSAALDGTADLTLDASGTLAGRVQVTNRAQTITARGNLSGPQGLRAALDVTADRLGGWRGSARVTGGPAGVLTQPLTLRLSGPLGTPLAQGEAGLLGAGARVVASARGVQLRLVDGPQAQGSGVLETRPGARGEWALLGTASLTRPEGAVTFTADGTLADPQAQLSVRRGEWRASGSASLRAADLNVSDGLVDGSLRWQTGQLAANLPGLNLGRLGITGLSGLLTATGSVNTDTTSGHVALTVRELDTPYEVPYLGVALRGNLDGEVTLAGGRPDVNLTAALSAGTLTLRAAQGPAFWTGTLTGRLTRESGALDVNVRAAGDGLRGTLGVRAYPLEVAGQSLTLNGAVTLNGQTFAADLRGGNDMGSADLSASGGVADLIPALDGVLAVQPTGEGYTLRATLDELEVRDLKIAPALSGRVSGEANLRDGGGTFVLRADALTVGTKVLPARLEGTQVGSDWRIRGFLGQSDFTAGLGSGEVFGQGSLRALPVGALVGAFTGETPGEGVVTGVARFRFPLADPTAGTLNVVAERIRVSATSGTGEGAVTETLTGSGTLDFATRELRGVNIQLGGAGTWDVRGQYTRENVNLSAQFTDTTFTPVLRLVPGLVDLTPSLKGTLTLSAAGTYDRPRGLLRAQNLQGSVAGLSLSVPQFAGDLPDSGAFTAGGRVLTGGTVGSDGTLNVAGQLTLGRLSGTRVTFTGLLAPQPLGALPNSTVTLAQQTDGRWTLDAQSRSTTTASGAGTLSLTGTLSPRWDLSLAARNYNLPLAVIYGRESALNADLRAVDDGSVIRVTGAADFARLVLGRVNAPATIPAPGQSKVDAATGRTTDNFVSPLPEQFTTFPQPQEDPAARPARPFLQRLVFEDIPITATNGIRIDENLVRAEFTGGLTLAGSGDRPRLSGEIRSQRGFVYLRENEFALQNGAVTFSGDNLYPKFSVQASGTVTAVTTRQRVPVTLELSGEFVTRSGSPVLDLTTTLRCTAEGSSCADPATGLPYGEAELYALVATGVPNLAALPSNLGALGSSAIQTALNVFVLGEFERTIANAFGLDVFRLTPQLSVEDGTVGATITLGSYLTRDLYLQYQVDLNGEGLINAEYTAPDSRFTFKVSTPLKGLNLQSIRPTFSVGYNVNDRTNVNFGVENGERGAVFRFGVRYLFGR; via the coding sequence GTGACGGGACCGGGTCCCGAGGACCGTGACGGGGCGCCGGACCAGCCCGCGCCCGAGCCGATGAGCCCGGAGGGCACCCCCACCCCGGACACCCCGCGCCGCCGGGGCCGGGCGTGGTGGTGGGTCCTGGGGGTGCTGGGCGCGCTGCTGCTGGTGCTGGCGTTCCTGCCCGCGCTGCTGGGCGGGGCGCTGCTCTCAAGGTTCGGTGCCCCGGCGGGCGTGAGTGCCGACCGCGTGACCGGGCCGCTGTGGGCGCCCAGCCTGTCGGGCGTGCGGGTGAACATCCCGGGCCTGACGGGCGAGGCGGGCCGCGTGGGCGTGACGGTCGCGGGCGTGAATCCCCTGACGCGGGTGGTGCGGCTGAACGTGCAGGCGTCCGACGCGGCGCTGAACCTGAAGTTGCAGGACCTGTTCGGCGGGGGCGGCGGCGCGGCGGGTGGCGGGGGCGGCTGGAAGGTCGTGCTGGGCGGGCTGGACGTGCAGCGCACCCGATTGAACGTGGACGGGACGGGCTTCAACGTGCCGGACGGGCGCTTCACGGTCACGCCGGGGCAGGGTGGGGCGCTGGCGGTGCGCGGCGCGACCCGCGACGGTGACCTGAATGCGGACGTGCTGGTGGCCGAGAAGGCGGGCGCGAACGTGTTCACGGTGAATCTGGACGCGGACGCGCGGGTACTGAACCACTACTGGCCGGGCGTGACCGCCGGGCGCATCACCGGGCGCTACGTGCTTGGCGACGGCCCGATCAGGGGCGACCTGCGGGTGACGGACGCCGCGCTGCGCGTGCCGGAGGCGAAATTCGTGACGGTCACGGGCGTCAGCGGCGCGGCCACGCACCGGGGCGACGACATCCGCCTGAACCTCGCCGGGCAGGGCTGGAACGGCCCGGTCACCGCGACGGGCGGTGTGGACCTGAAGGCGCAGAACTGGTCGGTGACGGCCGACGCCGCGCCGACCGTGTCGGGACTGGCGCGCGCGCTGGGCACGACCGGGGACGGCACGCTGAAGCTGCGGGTCACGGCGGGCGGCTGGAGCACCGTGCGCGTGAAGGCGTACGCGCAGGGGGCGGGCACGCTGGCCGGCGTGGGATTCAGCGACGCGACCGCCGAATACACCTTCCTGAACGAGAACGGGAACACGGCGGGGCAGACGAACGATCTGGCGTTCAGCGCGGACACGGCGCTGGGCGGGTCGGCGCAGAAACTCGCGGGCCGCTGGGCCTTCGGGCGCGAGGGCCGCGTGAGCCTGAACGGCACCTTCGCGCAGAAGGCGCTGGACGTCGAGGGCCGCATCGACGCGAAAAACCTACTGAGCTTCGGCGGGCAGGGCCTGGGCGGCCCGCTGCGCGGCACCTTCGCGCTGGAGGGCAGCCGCCTGAACGCCGTGCTGAATCCCACGTTCGGCGCGGCGGGCGCTCGCGTGGCCCTGAGCGGCACGCCGGAGGATCTGCGGGCGCGCGTCACGGACGGGCAGGCGGGGCCCTTCACGGGCCTGTCGGGCACGGCGGCCTTCGACCGCCGGGGCCTGCGCGTGGACCTGGGCGCAGCGAGCCTGAACCTGGATAAGAACTTCAGCGGCACCTGGGCCGCCCGGAACCTCTCCGGGGGCGGCGTGACCCTGACCGGCGGGGGCCGCATCGACCTGACGGGCGGGGACGTGACGGGCACACTGAACGCGACCGTGCCGGGCGTGCCGCAGCCGCTGCAGGGGCCGCTGGACCTGAACTACGTGCAGCAGCGCGGGACGTTCACCGCAGGGGCTCAGCAGCTGAGCTGGAACGGGGACGCCTTCGGGCTGCGCGCCCGGAATCTCGCCGTGGCGGGCGGCCTGCGGGTCACGGGGGACGTGACGGTCACGAACACCCTGAAGGCCTTCGGGTCGCTGAGGGCCGTGGGGGCGGGCGTGACGCTGAGCGCCGAGGGCAACGGCACGACCGCGCAGCTGCGCGGCACGTCGAACGGCGTGACCGTCCTGGCCGACGCGGACCTGCGCGCCCCGTACCGCGTGCAGGCGCGCGTGGCGGGTGCGGACATCCGGGGGACCGTGACGCTGGCGGACGGCGTGCGCTTCACGCTGACCACGCGGGGCGATACGGCCAGCGGCACCGTGGACGGCGAGACCATCACCGCGAATGGGCGCGTGAACCTGGGCGCGCTGCGGCCCCTGCTGCCGGGCCTGAACCTGGGCGGCACGCTGGACCTGAACCTCGCGGGGCGGGGCGGTTCGGCGCGCGTGAACGCGCAGGCAGCGGGCGCAGCGGTCCGGGGCACCCTGACCCGGCAGCCGGGAGCGGGCACGCCGGTCACGGCGGACCTGACCGTGACGTCGGGCAGTGGGGCGGGGCGCGTGGCGGCGCAGGTCGCGGGGCGGGTCTTCCCCGACGTTCAGGTGGGCGGCACCGTGCAGGCGCAGGGGCAGACCCTGAACGCCCGCGTGACCGGCCCGTACGGCGCGCTGAGGGCCGCCGTGACCGGCCGCACGGGCGTGCTGTCCTTCGGCGGCGTGACGCTGCCCGCGCAGGCGGTGAACCTGCGGGGCACCCTGACGCCCGCCGTGCGCGTCAGCGGCACCTGGGGTGACCTGACGGCCGCGTACGACGGCCGCAGCGGTCTGGTGCAGGTCAGCGGCGCGCAGGCCCTGACGGCTTTCGGACAGGACGGCCGCGTGCAGGGCCGCGCGTCCTGGGCGCCCGGCCCTGGCGGCTCGTTCCGGGGCGCGGTGAACGCGCGGGGCGTGCTCGATCAGTACACCCTGGCGGTCAGCGGACCGTGGAATGGCCTGAATCTCCTCGTCACGGACGGCGAGGGCCTGCGCGCCGAGGGCACCGCCTCGCTGCCCAGCGGGCGCTACGACGTGGATGTCAGCGGGCCGCTCGGGAACGGGCTGTTTGTGGACGGGAACGTGCAGGGCGCCGGGACCGAGCCGCGCGGGCAGATCGCGGTGCGGGACGCGCAGGGTGGCCGCGCGACCGTGACCCTGGCGGGCTTCGACAACCTGAACCTGACCGCGCAGGGCCTGACGCTGGCCGGGCAGCGGCTGGAGGGGACGCTGACCGCGCGCGGCGGCGTCCTGAACGGCCGCCTGAACGCCGGGCCGTTCCTGGTGCGCGCGGACCGGGGGGCGCTGCGCGTGACCGGCTCGGTCGCGGGGCAGGCCGTCACCGCGACCGGGCGGGTGCGGCTGCCCGCCACGCTGGAGGGCCTGAACCTGCGCGTGACCGGGCCGTACTTCACGGCGACGGCGGGCGGCAGCGTGGCGGACCTGCGCGGCACCCTGACCCTGAAGCTGCAGCGGTTCGCGGCGGGCCCGACCGCGCTGATCGTGCCGGGGCAGTCGTTCCCCGTGCGCGGCTCGCTGACCGGCGCGCGCGCGACCGTGGGCGGCCTGACGTACGCGGGTGGGAACTGGACCGGGACGCTGGGCCTGCGCTACGCGCTGGGAAGCACCCCTGCGACAGAACAGGCAGGCACCGTGCGGCTGGCGGGGCAGGGCACGACCACCCTGCTGGCGCTGCCTTCGGGGCCGCTGAACGGGCGGGTGTCGGTCCTCCCGGCGCTGGGGGGCACGCTGAGCACCAGCCTCATACCGTTCGCGGCGGGTCTCCCGGCGGACGTGCGCGCGGCGCTCGTGCCGGGGCGGCTGGAGGTGGCCCTGGGCAGCAGCAGCGCCACGCTGTTCACGAGCGGCACCCGGTACCTAGGCGACCCGCTGCGGCTGGACGCCCGCGCGGACTGGAAGAATGGACTGACCGTGAGGGGCACCCTCACCCACCCGGGCTCGCGGATTCCGGTGGCGTACAGCGGCGCGGGGCTGACGGTCCGCAGCGCCGTGCTGGACGCCCGGGTGCTGGGCCCGGTGCTGGACGGCGTGCGGGGCCGCGTCGCCCTGAACCTGAGCGTGCCGGATCTGGACTTCGCGCGGGCGACCGGGCGCGCGGACGTGAACGTGCAGGCCGCCGGACAGGCGGCGCGCGGGAGCGTCAGCCTGCTGCGCGGGCAGGTCAGCGCGAACCTGAGCAGCACCCTGGGCGGGCAGGCGCTGAGCGTGCGCGGCCCGCTGTACCCGCAGGCGAACGCCACCGTGACCTTCGAGGACCTGCGCGCCGCCCTGACCGGCCGCGCGGGGCCTGGGGCGGGGGACGCGCTGACCCTGCGCGTGAACGGCTCGTATGCCGGGAAGGCCGTGAACGTCACCGCGACCGGCGTGGCCCTGACGGGCGGCGCGGCCCGCGTGACCCTGGGCGGCAGCGTGGCGGGCGCGGCGCTGGACCTGACCGCCACGCAGCGCGCCGGGGCGGGCCTGGGCGCCTGGACCCTGGGCGGCTCGGCGAACGCGGGCGACCTGCGGCCCCTGCTGGGGCAGGGGGGCCGGGCGTCCGTCACAGTGGGCGGCACCCTGGCCGACGTGCGCGCCACCGCGCAGGGGGAGGTCTCGGGCGTGGCCTTCCGCGCCCCGCTGCGCTACGCGGGCGGCGCACTGCGCGTGGACGGCGCGCAGGCCGAACTCGCGCAGGGTACCGTGCGGGCCAGTGGGCCGGTGTTCCCGGCGCTGAAACTGGACGCGAAGGCGACCCTGACGGACCTGCTGCCCGGCACGTACACGGCGCAGGTGCGTGGCAGCTTCTCCCGGCCGGACGTGACCGCGCAGGGCGTCCTGGCGGACGGGCCGTCGGGCCTGCGCGCGGCGGGCACGCGGGTCTCGGCGCATCTGCTGGGCGGCGCGTACCGCGCGGTGTTCACGGGGGCACCCCTGGCGGGCGAGCTGCGCGGCGAGCTGGGCACCGGCGCGCTGGGCGGCCTGCAACGGGTCGCGCTGACCCTGAACGCGGCCCTAGTGAACGCGGACACGGACGTGCGGCTGCGCGGCCCGATCGGCTGGAACGCCCGCACGGGCTTCAGCGGGGCGCTGCGCGCGGTGGGTGACGTGCCCGGCGGGCCGCTGGACGCCCTGCTGGACGGGACCCCCACGGGGGACCTGACCGTGGCGGCCACGCTGGGTACCGGCGTGCGTGAGGCCCGCGTGACCGGGCGACTGCCCGCCAGCCTCCCGCTGCGGCCGGGCGGCACGCTGACCCTGGCGAGCTTCGACGCGGGCGCCCTGTGGGGCCGCGCGGAGCAGCTGCGCCTGAGCGGCGCCGCCACGCTGGGCGGCGCGTCGTGGAGCGCGCTGAACGCCTCGTTCAGCGGCGCCGTGCAGGACACGCAGGGGGACCTGAGCGGTGACCTGAGCGCCCGCTACGCCGCCGGGAACGCCCGCGTGCAGCTGACCGGCGCGCGCACGAGCGGACTGGCGACCCTGGACAGCGGGCGCTACGCCGCCTCGCTGCGCCTGGACGGCCTGCGCGCGGCGCGGCTGCTGCCCGCCGGGCTGGACGTGGACGCCCTGACCGTGGCAGGCACCCTGAGTGCCAGCGGCACCCTGTCCGGTGGACTGGAGGCACTGAACGCGCAGAACCTCGCGGTGAAGGGCGAGCAGGCGCAGGCCGGGCCGTTCAGCCTGTACGGCCGCGCCGCCTTCGATCCGCGCGCGGACGTGCTGAGCGCCGACCTGAGCGGCAGCCTGCGCGACGGCGTGCTGCGCGCCCAGGGGTCCCTGCCGGGCGGGCTGCGCGTGACCGCGCGCGACCTGAGCACCGCGTACCTGAACGCGGCGTCGCTGGGGGCCGGCACGCTGGGCGCGGACCTGACCTTCTCGGGCCGCGCCGCCGACCCGGCCGTGGCGGGCCGCGTGACCCTGGACACCGACCAGTTCGAGGCGCTGGTCACCGCGTCGGGCCGCGTCCTCGACCCGCGCCTGAACGCCCGCGCGGCCCTGAAGGGCAGCCTGGGCGGCGCGGTGTACGCCGAGGCGAGCGACCTCGACCTCGCGGCGGGCACCCTGCGCGCCCGCCTGTACGGCACGGTCAGCAGCGGTGAGACCCGCGCGACCCTCGACCTGAATGGTGTGTGGCCACGCCTGTCCGGCTCGGTGCGGGCCAGCGTGGCGGGCCTCCCCGACCCCGTGACCCTGACCGGCGACGGGCGCGGCACGTACGCGCTGGCCGCCGGGCGGCTGGGTGCGGGCTCGCTGAGTCTCACGCCGGGCGCGAACCTCGTCCCGGCGCTGGCGGGCCGCCTGAACGTCACGCCGCTGCCGCTGGTGGGCGGCGCGGGCGAGGCGACCCTGAGCGCCAGCCTGGGCGGCACGCTGGTCTCCCCCACCCTGGCGGGCACGCTGAGCACGCGCGGCGCGGCGCTGGCCGGGGTCACGCTGGGCGACCTGAGCGGCACCCTCGCGGGCACGCTGAGCGGGTTGAAGGGCACGCTGACGCAGGCGGGCCGGACGGTCGCGACGCTGGACGGCACCCGCCTGACCCTGAGTGGCCTGAGCGCGGCGGCCTTCGGCAGTGAGCTGGAGGCCACGGGCAGTGCGGCCCTGGACGGCACCGCCGACCTGACCCTGGACGCCTCGGGCACCCTGGCGGGCCGCGTGCAGGTCACCAACCGCGCGCAGACGATCACGGCGCGCGGGAACCTCAGCGGGCCGCAGGGCCTGCGCGCCGCGCTGGACGTCACCGCCGACCGCCTGGGCGGCTGGCGCGGCAGCGCGCGCGTCACGGGCGGCCCCGCCGGGGTGCTGACGCAGCCGCTGACGCTGCGCCTGAGTGGCCCGCTGGGCACGCCGCTCGCGCAGGGCGAGGCGGGCCTGCTCGGCGCGGGCGCCCGCGTGGTCGCCAGTGCACGCGGCGTGCAGCTGCGCCTCGTGGACGGCCCGCAGGCGCAGGGCAGCGGCGTGCTGGAAACCCGCCCCGGCGCGCGCGGCGAGTGGGCGCTGCTGGGCACCGCCAGCCTGACCCGGCCCGAGGGGGCCGTGACCTTCACGGCGGACGGCACCCTGGCGGACCCGCAGGCCCAGCTGTCCGTGCGGCGCGGCGAGTGGCGCGCCAGTGGCAGCGCCAGCCTGCGGGCCGCCGACCTGAACGTCTCGGACGGGCTGGTGGACGGCTCGCTGCGCTGGCAGACGGGGCAGCTCGCGGCGAACCTGCCGGGCCTGAACCTGGGCCGGCTGGGCATCACGGGCCTGTCGGGCCTGCTGACCGCCACGGGCAGCGTGAACACCGACACGACCTCGGGCCACGTGGCCCTGACGGTGCGGGAACTGGACACCCCCTACGAGGTGCCGTACCTGGGTGTGGCGCTGCGCGGCAACCTGGACGGCGAGGTGACGCTGGCCGGGGGCCGCCCCGACGTGAACCTGACGGCCGCTCTGAGCGCGGGCACGCTGACGCTGCGGGCCGCGCAGGGCCCGGCCTTCTGGACCGGCACACTGACCGGCCGCCTGACCCGCGAGTCGGGCGCCCTGGACGTGAACGTGCGCGCGGCGGGCGACGGGCTGCGCGGCACGCTGGGCGTGAGGGCCTACCCGCTGGAGGTCGCCGGGCAGAGCCTGACCCTCAACGGCGCGGTGACCCTGAACGGCCAGACGTTCGCCGCCGATCTGCGCGGCGGGAACGACATGGGCAGCGCCGACCTGAGCGCCTCGGGCGGCGTGGCGGACCTGATTCCCGCCCTGGACGGCGTGCTCGCCGTGCAACCCACCGGCGAGGGGTACACGCTGCGCGCCACGCTGGACGAACTGGAGGTGCGCGACCTGAAGATCGCCCCGGCGCTGTCCGGCCGCGTGAGCGGCGAGGCGAACCTGCGCGACGGGGGCGGCACGTTCGTGCTGCGCGCCGACGCGCTGACCGTCGGCACGAAGGTCCTGCCCGCCCGGCTGGAGGGCACGCAGGTCGGCAGCGACTGGCGCATCCGGGGCTTCCTGGGCCAGTCGGACTTCACGGCAGGCCTGGGGAGCGGCGAGGTCTTCGGACAGGGCAGCCTGCGCGCCCTGCCGGTGGGCGCGCTGGTGGGGGCCTTTACTGGGGAAACGCCCGGCGAGGGCGTCGTGACCGGCGTGGCCCGCTTCCGGTTCCCGCTGGCCGACCCGACCGCCGGGACGCTGAACGTGGTGGCCGAGCGCATCCGCGTGAGTGCCACGAGCGGCACCGGCGAAGGCGCCGTGACCGAGACCCTGACCGGGAGCGGCACGCTGGACTTCGCCACCCGGGAGCTGCGCGGCGTGAACATCCAGCTGGGCGGCGCCGGCACCTGGGACGTGCGCGGCCAGTACACCCGCGAGAACGTGAACCTCAGCGCGCAGTTCACGGACACCACCTTCACGCCGGTGCTGCGGCTGGTGCCGGGCCTGGTGGACCTGACCCCCAGCCTGAAGGGCACCCTGACCCTCTCGGCGGCCGGGACGTACGACCGCCCGCGCGGGCTGCTGCGCGCGCAGAACCTCCAGGGCAGCGTGGCGGGCCTGAGCCTGAGCGTGCCGCAGTTCGCCGGGGACCTGCCCGACAGCGGCGCGTTCACGGCGGGCGGGCGCGTCCTGACCGGCGGCACCGTCGGGTCGGACGGCACGCTGAACGTGGCCGGTCAGCTTACGCTGGGCCGCCTGAGCGGCACCCGCGTGACCTTCACGGGCCTGCTGGCGCCGCAGCCGCTGGGCGCCCTGCCGAACAGCACGGTGACCCTCGCGCAGCAGACCGACGGCCGCTGGACGCTGGACGCGCAGAGCCGCAGCACCACCACGGCCAGCGGGGCAGGCACCCTGAGCCTCACCGGGACGCTCTCGCCCAGGTGGGATCTGAGCCTCGCCGCGCGGAACTACAACCTGCCACTGGCTGTCATCTACGGCCGCGAGAGTGCGCTGAACGCCGATCTGCGCGCCGTGGACGACGGCAGCGTGATCCGCGTGACCGGCGCGGCCGACTTCGCGCGGCTGGTGCTAGGCCGCGTGAACGCCCCCGCCACCATCCCCGCGCCCGGGCAGAGCAAGGTGGACGCCGCCACGGGCCGCACCACCGATAACTTCGTCAGCCCCCTGCCCGAGCAGTTCACGACCTTCCCGCAGCCGCAGGAGGACCCGGCAGCCCGTCCCGCGCGCCCCTTCCTGCAGCGGCTGGTGTTCGAGGACATCCCCATCACCGCCACGAACGGCATCCGCATCGACGAGAACCTCGTCCGGGCCGAGTTCACCGGTGGCCTGACCCTGGCGGGCAGCGGCGACCGCCCGCGCCTGAGCGGCGAGATCCGCTCGCAACGCGGCTTCGTGTACCTGCGCGAGAACGAGTTCGCGCTGCAGAACGGCGCGGTGACGTTCAGCGGGGACAACCTCTACCCGAAATTCAGCGTGCAGGCCAGCGGCACCGTCACCGCCGTCACCACCCGCCAGCGCGTGCCGGTCACGCTGGAACTGAGCGGCGAGTTCGTCACGCGCAGCGGCTCGCCGGTCCTGGACCTGACGACCACGCTGCGCTGCACCGCCGAGGGCAGCAGCTGCGCCGACCCCGCCACGGGCCTCCCGTACGGCGAGGCGGAACTGTACGCGCTGGTCGCCACCGGCGTCCCGAACCTCGCGGCGCTGCCCAGCAACCTGGGCGCGCTGGGGTCCAGCGCCATCCAGACGGCGCTGAACGTGTTCGTGCTGGGCGAGTTCGAGCGCACCATTGCCAACGCTTTCGGCCTGGACGTGTTCCGCCTGACCCCGCAGCTGAGCGTGGAGGACGGCACCGTGGGCGCCACGATCACGCTCGGCTCGTACCTGACCCGCGACCTGTACCTGCAGTATCAGGTGGACCTGAACGGCGAGGGCCTGATCAACGCCGAGTACACCGCGCCCGACAGCCGCTTCACGTTCAAGGTCAGCACGCCCCTGAAGGGCCTGAACCTCCAGTCGATCCGCCCGACCTTCAGCGTCGGGTACAACGTGAACGACCGGACCAACGTGAACTTCGGCGTGGAGAACGGCGAACGCGGCGCCGTGTTCCGCTTCGGGGTGCGCTACCTGTTCGGCCGGTGA